One Pseudomonas sp. MM213 genomic window, TTTTGCTTCACCCATAAAAAACCCCGTCACATGGACGGGGTTTTTTTAGTGCGCCAAGAAATTACTCTGGGCGAACTTGAGCAGCTTGCATACCCTTTTGGCCTTTCTCAGCCACGAAGGAAACAGTCTGGCCTTCTTTCAGGCTTTTGAAACCGTCGCTTTCGATAGCTTTGAAGTGTACGAACAGGTCGTCACCGCCACCTTGAGGAGTGATGAAGCCGAAGCCTTTTTCATCGTTGAACCATTTAACGGTGCCGGTTTGGCGATTAGACATGGTGTATCTCCAAGAAACATATATTTTCAGTAGTACTGTGCTGCTCAGGCCAACTGGGCACACCGGGGTATCATAGTCGAAATGTTCGCTTTGGGAGCCCCCCGGACGTGCTGTTTGCCCTACAGTCGCGCTTTCTTTGTTGCCTGATGTGGCTGAAAGCCCCGATTTAAAAGGCTTTCAGCCGAAAGTAAAGACGATAAAAAAACCTGTAAAACCTGCATAAATTGTCGAAAAAGGCGGTTTTCAGATGCCTTTTGCCGGCACCAAACCCTTTTTTGACGCCTTGTCGGGCTTATTTTTTCTGCGGATTATTGGCCTTGCACTTGGAAATCTGGGTCAGGGCCTGTTGTTTCAGGGCGTCACTGGCCTGGTTGTCCATCAACGACTGAATGTCGCTGGCCGGGTATGACTTGATTGCATCGGCACCACAAGCGCAGTGGGCTTTTGCAGCCG contains:
- a CDS encoding cold-shock protein, giving the protein MSNRQTGTVKWFNDEKGFGFITPQGGGDDLFVHFKAIESDGFKSLKEGQTVSFVAEKGQKGMQAAQVRPE